Proteins encoded by one window of Arachis hypogaea cultivar Tifrunner chromosome 1, arahy.Tifrunner.gnm2.J5K5, whole genome shotgun sequence:
- the LOC112801007 gene encoding transcription factor bHLH19 isoform X1, giving the protein MEKSNTPMDTSAASWLSELQEIDEDYNFFPEVDFDLVDEEDFLSHELIASEDLQGKSALQDQSLSVECKSKELSNSCTDEITSFEEMLGSINDETFSPKLSSSSSILSLRSQILSFDNSDSLSSSPSNNTTEFYELKNTLNQRQDSVETPNNNNKKSDSLNTQNVEAKSTSTLGKRSPSHAHDHIIAERKRREKISQSFIALAALVPGLKKMDKASVLGDSIRYVKELKERLAVLEEESKKTKAKKAEQLHGHGAAVFSSLCEETIDGSLPQVEAREWGQQVLLRIHCWKEEGILVRILSEIQSLQLMLLNSSVLSFGDSILDITIIVQAGEGYNLTLNELVKNLRTATLKLMS; this is encoded by the exons ATGGAGAAATCGAACACACCAATGGACACATCAGCTGCCAGCTGGTTATCTGAATTG CAGGAAATTGATGAGGACTACAATTTCTTTCCGGAAGTTGATTTTGATCTAGTCGATGAGGAAGATTTTCTTTCACATGAGTTAATAGCAAGTGAGGATCTTCAAGGGAAGTCTGCACTAcag GACCAATCTTTATCTGTGGAATGCAAATCCAAAGAGCTAAGCAATTCTTGCACCGATGAAATTACCAGTTTTGAAGAGATGCTAGGAAGCATCAACGATGAAACCTTTTCACCGAAactttcttcatcatcttcaattttatccttaaGGTCTCAGATTCTGTCCTTTGATAACTCAGACTCGTTATCATCGTCTCCATCCAATAATACGACAGAATTTTATGAGTTGAAAAACACCTTAAACCAAAGACAAGACTCAGTTGAAactccaaataataataataaaaagagtgaTTCCTTGAATACACAAAATGTGGAAGCAAAGAGTACCTCAACACTTGGTAAGAGGTCACCATCTCATGCTCACGATCATATCATAgctgagagaaagagaagagagaagatcaGTCAGAGTTTCATTGCTCTTGCAGCCCTTGTTCCTGGCCTCAAGAAg ATGGACAAGGCTTCTGTGTTGGGGGACTCTATCAGGTATGTGAAAGAGCTGAAAGAGCGTTTGGCAGTGCTCGAAGAAGAATCCAAGAAAACAAAGGCGAAAAAAGCAGAACAACTCCATGGTCATGGTGCTGCTGTGTTCTCCTCGTTATGCGAAGAGACCATTGATGGTAGTCTTCCACAGGTTGAAGCAAGAGAGTGGGGGCAACAAGTGTTGCTTCGAATCCACTGCTGGAAGGAAGAGGGCATTTTGGTCAGAATATTGTCTGAGATTCAAAGCCTTCAATTGATGCTTCTTAATAGCAGTGTCTTATCATTTGGAGATTCCATTCTTGACATAACCATCATTGTTCAG GCGGGCGAAGGTTACAACTTGACCCTTAATGAACTTGTCAAGAACCTACGCACCGCTACTTTGAAACTCATGTCATAG
- the LOC112801007 gene encoding transcription factor bHLH19 isoform X2 produces the protein MEKSNTPMDTSAASWLSELEIDEDYNFFPEVDFDLVDEEDFLSHELIASEDLQGKSALQDQSLSVECKSKELSNSCTDEITSFEEMLGSINDETFSPKLSSSSSILSLRSQILSFDNSDSLSSSPSNNTTEFYELKNTLNQRQDSVETPNNNNKKSDSLNTQNVEAKSTSTLGKRSPSHAHDHIIAERKRREKISQSFIALAALVPGLKKMDKASVLGDSIRYVKELKERLAVLEEESKKTKAKKAEQLHGHGAAVFSSLCEETIDGSLPQVEAREWGQQVLLRIHCWKEEGILVRILSEIQSLQLMLLNSSVLSFGDSILDITIIVQAGEGYNLTLNELVKNLRTATLKLMS, from the exons ATGGAGAAATCGAACACACCAATGGACACATCAGCTGCCAGCTGGTTATCTGAATTG GAAATTGATGAGGACTACAATTTCTTTCCGGAAGTTGATTTTGATCTAGTCGATGAGGAAGATTTTCTTTCACATGAGTTAATAGCAAGTGAGGATCTTCAAGGGAAGTCTGCACTAcag GACCAATCTTTATCTGTGGAATGCAAATCCAAAGAGCTAAGCAATTCTTGCACCGATGAAATTACCAGTTTTGAAGAGATGCTAGGAAGCATCAACGATGAAACCTTTTCACCGAAactttcttcatcatcttcaattttatccttaaGGTCTCAGATTCTGTCCTTTGATAACTCAGACTCGTTATCATCGTCTCCATCCAATAATACGACAGAATTTTATGAGTTGAAAAACACCTTAAACCAAAGACAAGACTCAGTTGAAactccaaataataataataaaaagagtgaTTCCTTGAATACACAAAATGTGGAAGCAAAGAGTACCTCAACACTTGGTAAGAGGTCACCATCTCATGCTCACGATCATATCATAgctgagagaaagagaagagagaagatcaGTCAGAGTTTCATTGCTCTTGCAGCCCTTGTTCCTGGCCTCAAGAAg ATGGACAAGGCTTCTGTGTTGGGGGACTCTATCAGGTATGTGAAAGAGCTGAAAGAGCGTTTGGCAGTGCTCGAAGAAGAATCCAAGAAAACAAAGGCGAAAAAAGCAGAACAACTCCATGGTCATGGTGCTGCTGTGTTCTCCTCGTTATGCGAAGAGACCATTGATGGTAGTCTTCCACAGGTTGAAGCAAGAGAGTGGGGGCAACAAGTGTTGCTTCGAATCCACTGCTGGAAGGAAGAGGGCATTTTGGTCAGAATATTGTCTGAGATTCAAAGCCTTCAATTGATGCTTCTTAATAGCAGTGTCTTATCATTTGGAGATTCCATTCTTGACATAACCATCATTGTTCAG GCGGGCGAAGGTTACAACTTGACCCTTAATGAACTTGTCAAGAACCTACGCACCGCTACTTTGAAACTCATGTCATAG